One genomic segment of Rhizobium viscosum includes these proteins:
- a CDS encoding NAD(P)-dependent alcohol dehydrogenase, producing the protein MRTSGFAATDANTPLHPFSFDRRELRPEDVAIDILYCGVCHTDLHMARNDWGFSAYPVVPGHEIVGRVSAIGSGVSHFRVGDNVAVGTIVDSCMECTNCRRNEEQMCYKRATVTYNGQDRVTGETTYGGYSNHIVVREEFVLSVPDGLDLSRVGPLLCAGITTYSPLRTWNVGPGSRVGVIGLGGLGHLAVKFASALGAEVTVLTRSEGKVGTARALGADKVLLSTDAKAMEAAAFAFDVIIDTVPYEHDLGPYLNTLDSDGTLVIAGSLVDTPKFSNLPLIMGRRRIAGTPSGGIRQTQEMLDFCGRKNILPECEMIAMGDIAKAFERLERGDVRYRFVIDMATMPAAQTA; encoded by the coding sequence TTGAGAACATCCGGATTTGCCGCAACCGATGCGAATACGCCGTTGCACCCTTTCTCCTTCGATCGCCGGGAACTGCGTCCAGAGGACGTGGCGATCGATATTCTCTATTGCGGGGTCTGCCATACGGATCTGCACATGGCCCGTAACGACTGGGGCTTTTCGGCCTATCCCGTCGTGCCTGGCCATGAGATCGTCGGGCGCGTGTCTGCAATCGGCAGCGGCGTTTCGCACTTCAGGGTGGGCGACAATGTTGCCGTCGGCACGATTGTGGACAGCTGCATGGAGTGCACCAACTGCCGGCGCAACGAAGAGCAGATGTGCTACAAGCGTGCCACTGTCACCTATAACGGCCAGGACCGGGTGACGGGCGAGACCACCTATGGCGGCTATTCAAACCATATCGTCGTGCGCGAGGAATTCGTGCTCAGCGTGCCTGATGGGCTGGATCTTTCGCGCGTCGGGCCGCTGCTCTGCGCCGGGATTACCACCTATTCGCCGCTGCGCACCTGGAATGTCGGCCCCGGCAGCCGGGTGGGTGTAATCGGGCTCGGCGGGCTCGGGCATCTGGCGGTGAAGTTCGCTTCGGCGCTGGGTGCTGAAGTGACCGTGCTGACGCGCTCGGAAGGCAAGGTCGGCACCGCCCGCGCGCTTGGCGCCGACAAGGTGCTGCTGTCGACGGATGCGAAGGCGATGGAGGCTGCTGCTTTCGCCTTCGACGTGATCATCGATACCGTGCCCTACGAGCACGATCTCGGCCCCTATCTCAACACGCTCGATTCCGACGGCACGCTGGTCATTGCCGGCTCGCTGGTCGATACGCCGAAATTCAGCAACCTGCCGCTGATCATGGGGCGCCGGCGCATTGCCGGCACACCGAGCGGCGGGATCAGGCAGACGCAGGAAATGCTGGATTTCTGCGGCCGAAAGAACATTCTGCCGGAATGCGAGATGATCGCCATGGGCGATATCGCCAAAGCCTTCGAGCGGCTGGAGCGCGGCGATGTGCGCTACCGCTTCGTTATCGACATGGCAACGATGCCGGCGGCGCAAACGGCCTGA
- a CDS encoding LysR family transcriptional regulator → MKRHDFDDLAAFVIVAEERSFTRAAARLGISSSGLSHMMRQLEERLGMRLLARTTRSVATTEAGERLLLTLQPAFAEINRGLQELGKLREKPSGTVRITAGKHAATSLVMPILPEFHRTYPDIRVELIVGDRFEDIVASRFDAGIRFGERIDKDMIGLRVGPDIRAAVVGSPDYFARNPPPKTPADLAKHNCVTYYMASLAGPYAWEFEENGRDIEVKVSGCFMVNDSEMMIETALSGSGLVYVFEDFTAEHVKSGRLIRVLEDYCKPFAGYSLYYPSRRQMPPALSVFVEALRAIPKR, encoded by the coding sequence ATGAAGCGTCACGATTTCGATGATCTCGCCGCCTTCGTCATCGTCGCCGAAGAGCGCAGCTTCACCAGGGCCGCCGCCCGCCTCGGCATTTCCTCCTCCGGTCTCAGCCACATGATGCGCCAGTTGGAGGAGCGGCTCGGCATGCGGCTTCTCGCCCGCACCACCCGCAGCGTGGCCACCACGGAGGCCGGCGAGCGCCTGCTTCTCACCCTCCAGCCCGCCTTTGCCGAGATCAACCGCGGCCTGCAGGAACTCGGCAAGCTCAGGGAAAAGCCCTCCGGCACCGTGCGCATCACCGCAGGCAAGCATGCCGCAACCTCGCTCGTCATGCCGATCCTGCCGGAGTTTCATCGCACCTACCCGGATATCCGCGTGGAGCTGATCGTCGGTGACCGGTTCGAGGATATCGTCGCCTCCCGCTTCGATGCCGGCATCCGCTTCGGCGAGCGCATCGACAAGGATATGATCGGCCTGCGCGTCGGCCCGGATATCCGCGCCGCCGTCGTCGGCTCGCCCGACTATTTCGCCCGTAACCCGCCGCCGAAAACCCCCGCCGATCTCGCAAAGCACAACTGCGTGACCTATTACATGGCCTCGCTGGCCGGCCCCTATGCCTGGGAATTCGAAGAGAATGGCCGCGACATCGAGGTGAAGGTCTCGGGCTGTTTCATGGTCAACGATTCCGAGATGATGATCGAGACCGCACTCTCAGGCTCAGGCCTCGTCTATGTCTTCGAGGATTTCACCGCCGAGCATGTCAAAAGCGGCCGGCTGATCCGCGTGCTGGAGGATTACTGCAAGCCTTTTGCCGGCTATTCCCTCTATTATCCGAGCCGGCGACAGATGCCGCCGGCCCTTTCGGTCTTCGTGGAAGCGCTACGCGCTATCCCGAAACGGTAA
- a CDS encoding ATP-dependent Clp protease proteolytic subunit, producing MREAMQLVPMVVEQSSRGERSFDIYSRLLRERIIFLNGEINDGVSALVCAQLLFLEAENPKKPINLYINSPGGVVTSGFAMYDTMRFIRAPVHTLCMGTARSMGSFLLMAGQPGERAALPNASILIHQPLGGFQGQASDMLIHAEEIRKTKQLMTRLYAEHCGRSYDEFEQAMDRDRFMTAQEAMEWGLIDRILQEREEVADALPQ from the coding sequence ATGCGCGAAGCGATGCAACTCGTCCCTATGGTCGTCGAACAATCCTCGAGAGGGGAGCGATCCTTCGACATTTACTCACGCCTCCTGCGTGAGCGGATTATCTTCCTGAACGGCGAGATCAACGACGGCGTGTCCGCCCTCGTCTGCGCCCAGCTTCTGTTTCTCGAGGCCGAAAATCCGAAGAAGCCGATCAATCTCTACATCAATTCGCCGGGTGGCGTGGTGACCAGCGGTTTTGCCATGTACGACACGATGCGCTTCATCCGCGCGCCGGTGCATACGCTCTGCATGGGAACGGCCCGCTCCATGGGCTCCTTCCTGCTGATGGCCGGACAGCCGGGGGAAAGGGCAGCACTCCCCAATGCCAGCATCCTCATCCATCAGCCCCTCGGCGGCTTCCAGGGCCAGGCGTCCGACATGCTGATCCATGCCGAGGAAATCAGGAAAACCAAGCAGCTCATGACGCGCCTCTACGCCGAGCATTGCGGCCGATCCTATGATGAGTTCGAGCAGGCGATGGATCGCGATCGCTTCATGACTGCGCAAGAAGCCATGGAATGGGGCCTGATCGACCGCATCCTGCAGGAGCGTGAAGAGGTGGCGGACGCGCTACCGCAATAG
- a CDS encoding SRPBCC family protein, which translates to MNEIQAKQQTGFEQKYELDAPPEKVWRAISIAEFREKWLPKEALADPQSLAETPGKEIRYRLRDDAPPYLESTVTFTIAANASGGTSLRIVHELTDATFERLTRSVANSNSLTMMLAA; encoded by the coding sequence ATGAACGAGATACAGGCCAAGCAACAAACCGGCTTCGAGCAGAAATACGAGCTGGATGCGCCGCCGGAAAAGGTGTGGCGGGCGATCAGCATTGCGGAATTCCGGGAGAAATGGCTGCCGAAGGAAGCGCTTGCCGACCCGCAATCGCTCGCGGAGACGCCGGGCAAGGAAATTCGCTACCGATTGCGCGACGATGCCCCGCCCTATCTCGAAAGCACCGTCACCTTCACGATCGCCGCGAATGCATCCGGCGGAACCAGCCTGCGGATTGTCCACGAGCTGACCGATGCCACTTTCGAGCGTCTCACGAGATCTGTCGCCAACAGCAACAGCCTGACCATGATGCTCGCCGCCTGA
- a CDS encoding ArsR/SmtB family transcription factor, translating to MMEHDIFRALSDPTRRTIFEKLAHGSMNASALRQGMDISQPAMSQHLAVLRSARLVREQKEGRFVNYEVDPEGLTLIAQWLAKYRAYWPARIDALKLLLKDMDQ from the coding sequence ATGATGGAACATGATATCTTTCGCGCTCTCTCCGACCCCACCCGCCGCACGATCTTCGAGAAGCTGGCGCACGGCAGCATGAATGCGAGCGCCCTTCGCCAGGGCATGGATATCAGCCAGCCGGCCATGTCCCAGCATCTCGCCGTGCTGCGCTCGGCACGGCTTGTGCGCGAACAGAAGGAAGGCCGTTTCGTGAATTACGAAGTCGATCCGGAAGGGCTTACCCTCATCGCCCAATGGCTGGCGAAATATCGCGCCTACTGGCCGGCCCGCATCGATGCTCTCAAGCTCTTGCTGAAGGATATGGACCAATGA
- a CDS encoding putative quinol monooxygenase: protein MPLRFLSHITPAALLATAFASSPAIARDVGGLRYADIPADAYAVVAQVRAKPGKEDALRAITLSLVPQVRAEPKNLLYFLQESREAPGHFIFYEIFASQADFEAHNQTPHVQSWFARLPEFADGEVTVIRMGILNNAATDR, encoded by the coding sequence ATGCCACTGAGATTCCTGTCCCACATCACGCCGGCGGCGCTGCTCGCGACCGCTTTTGCATCGTCCCCGGCGATCGCTCGCGACGTCGGCGGCCTGCGCTACGCCGATATTCCCGCCGACGCTTATGCCGTCGTCGCACAGGTTCGCGCCAAGCCCGGCAAGGAAGATGCGCTGCGCGCCATCACGCTGTCGCTCGTGCCGCAGGTCCGCGCCGAACCGAAGAACTTGCTCTACTTCCTTCAGGAAAGCCGCGAGGCGCCCGGACATTTCATATTCTATGAGATCTTCGCCAGCCAGGCCGATTTCGAAGCGCATAACCAGACGCCGCATGTACAGTCCTGGTTCGCGCGCCTGCCCGAATTTGCCGATGGCGAAGTCACCGTGATCCGTATGGGTATCCTCAACAACGCGGCGACCGACCGCTGA
- a CDS encoding VOC family protein, with product MIEDRGQISGGLNRRDALKSTGAVLAASMTGMVQPTAAQGQQTASPAKPELPIGPRLQGVQHFGLTVQDMERAFTFYTQVLGGTEVMRDGDFQGERIHNTLLTGQEIEARTRGVNPRVMGIPDLRGGAQRLDVRFVQFDNVVIELLQYRDADQPMGGPRAFAEPLDHMSPAFPRMMHICFHIRDDVDFNQFIADLEAESARRGMTHVRANRVVTVTSEAERRAAPLDANSNPITEGKSDGWRLIYCTGSEGEQLEFVQALGPVKQTFDDAFEARRKMVAASR from the coding sequence ATGATAGAAGATCGTGGGCAGATTTCAGGCGGCCTCAATCGCCGGGACGCATTGAAAAGCACGGGCGCGGTCCTGGCCGCATCGATGACCGGGATGGTGCAGCCGACCGCGGCGCAGGGGCAGCAGACGGCCTCCCCGGCCAAACCCGAGCTGCCGATTGGCCCCCGGTTGCAAGGCGTCCAGCATTTCGGCCTGACGGTCCAGGACATGGAACGGGCCTTCACCTTCTATACACAGGTTCTCGGCGGCACCGAGGTGATGCGGGACGGCGACTTTCAGGGCGAGCGTATTCACAATACGCTGCTGACCGGTCAGGAAATCGAAGCGCGCACACGCGGTGTCAATCCGCGCGTAATGGGAATTCCCGATCTCCGCGGCGGCGCGCAGCGGCTCGATGTGCGCTTCGTCCAGTTCGACAATGTCGTGATCGAGCTTCTGCAATATCGCGACGCCGATCAGCCGATGGGTGGTCCGCGAGCATTTGCCGAGCCGCTCGATCATATGAGCCCTGCTTTTCCGCGGATGATGCACATCTGCTTTCACATTCGCGACGATGTCGATTTCAACCAGTTCATCGCCGACCTCGAAGCGGAATCGGCGCGGCGCGGCATGACGCATGTCCGCGCGAACCGCGTCGTGACCGTGACGAGCGAGGCGGAACGCAGAGCAGCCCCGCTCGACGCCAATTCCAACCCGATCACCGAGGGCAAGTCGGATGGGTGGCGGCTGATCTACTGCACCGGCTCGGAAGGCGAACAGCTCGAATTCGTGCAGGCGCTGGGTCCGGTCAAGCAAACCTTCGACGATGCGTTCGAAGCGCGACGTAAAATGGTGGCCGCATCGCGCTGA
- a CDS encoding AraC family transcriptional regulator: protein MKFEEAWKGFGHNEARDGEGAGLASCRAVCTSGVPRYWTDHLIAPVRTIGAETAASLKLSYWFSTVEDSPQEGDPNFVSASLRTSTATAWRDAAPSGLVSMLPFEGAQWRFEQPVSFMQFHIPFDLMGMVCASLFGKELTHDHLRMPADVLDARLHRSLERIRHIASSIEPTNLLLDSWALILAETFLLRLSSHGERNGHGPFGKLPARGIARVVDYVEDGIDHDLRLSSLATVAGMSTYHFARRFQETVGMSPHSYVLGRRIERAGALLRRRDVPLVDIALACGFSSQSHLTTVFRRCLGVTPGEYRRRAQ, encoded by the coding sequence TTGAAATTCGAAGAGGCCTGGAAGGGGTTCGGCCACAATGAAGCTCGGGATGGCGAGGGCGCCGGCCTTGCTTCCTGCAGGGCGGTATGCACTTCCGGCGTGCCGCGATACTGGACAGATCATCTGATCGCACCGGTACGCACGATCGGCGCCGAAACGGCGGCGTCGCTCAAGTTGAGCTATTGGTTCTCGACCGTCGAGGATTCCCCGCAAGAGGGTGATCCGAACTTCGTCAGTGCCTCGCTCCGAACGAGCACAGCGACGGCCTGGCGCGACGCGGCGCCGTCGGGCTTGGTTTCCATGTTGCCGTTCGAAGGCGCACAGTGGCGCTTCGAGCAGCCGGTGAGCTTCATGCAATTCCACATTCCATTCGACCTGATGGGCATGGTTTGCGCTTCGCTGTTCGGAAAGGAGCTCACCCACGATCATCTGCGGATGCCCGCCGACGTGCTGGATGCTCGGCTGCACCGTAGCCTGGAGCGCATACGGCATATAGCCTCCTCAATCGAGCCTACCAATCTCCTCCTCGACAGTTGGGCATTGATCCTCGCCGAAACGTTTCTTCTGCGGTTATCGAGTCACGGCGAGCGAAACGGGCACGGACCATTCGGCAAGCTTCCGGCTCGGGGCATCGCACGCGTTGTCGATTACGTCGAAGATGGCATCGACCATGACCTGCGGCTGTCATCGCTCGCGACCGTTGCAGGGATGAGTACCTATCATTTTGCCCGTCGCTTCCAAGAGACGGTTGGCATGTCGCCCCATTCTTATGTGCTGGGACGGCGGATCGAACGGGCTGGAGCCTTGTTGCGCCGAAGGGATGTGCCGCTCGTCGATATCGCGCTCGCTTGCGGTTTTTCCAGCCAGTCCCATTTGACGACGGTGTTCCGCCGTTGTCTCGGTGTCACCCCCGGAGAGTATCGCCGGCGCGCACAGTGA
- a CDS encoding NuoB/complex I 20 kDa subunit family protein — protein sequence MPDLSEKALIPANFQDMNDELADRGFILTSTDDLITWARTGSLMWMTFGLACCAIEMMQVAMPRYDMERFGVAPRASPRQSDLMIVAGTLCNKMAPALRKVYDQMPEPRYVISMGSCANGGGYYHYSYSVVRGCDRVVPVDIYVPGCPPTAEALLYGVMLLQKKIRRRGSIER from the coding sequence ATGCCGGACCTGTCCGAGAAAGCCCTGATTCCCGCCAATTTCCAGGACATGAATGACGAGCTTGCCGATCGCGGCTTCATCCTGACCTCGACCGACGACCTCATCACCTGGGCGCGCACCGGCTCGCTGATGTGGATGACCTTCGGGCTGGCCTGCTGCGCCATCGAGATGATGCAGGTCGCCATGCCCCGCTACGACATGGAGCGTTTCGGCGTCGCTCCCCGCGCAAGCCCGCGCCAGTCCGATCTGATGATCGTCGCCGGCACGCTCTGCAACAAGATGGCGCCGGCGCTGCGCAAGGTCTACGACCAGATGCCCGAGCCGCGCTACGTCATCTCCATGGGCTCCTGCGCCAATGGCGGCGGCTATTACCACTATTCTTATTCGGTGGTTCGCGGCTGCGACCGCGTCGTGCCTGTTGATATCTACGTCCCCGGCTGCCCGCCAACCGCAGAAGCGCTGCTTTACGGCGTGATGCTGTTGCAGAAGAAGATCCGCCGCCGCGGTTCGATCGAGCGCTAG
- a CDS encoding PepSY-associated TM helix domain-containing protein: protein MSIITATEAENAVSGVSLYRAIWRWHFFAGLLVIPFLLNLAITGSLYLFKDEINNSVFAYRYIVQPAGEPLAPQRIADLAAAAVPGSVASSYKDPGASDRSAIVTVSSDAGSTLVFVNPYDGKVLDAVGTTEEFNYVVKRIHSLALFGGIPNKLIEITGGFAMVLVVTGIYLWWPRRQAGGVVTVRGTPSRRVFWRDLHAVTGAFAGILIFFMAMTGMPWSGYWGSNVNAWLTSHDLGYPVQLWDAVPKSQKVTEDILPKAGWIVEKAPVPLSEIAAAQSKKPIGLDRAVEIARGLGMAPGFDLAIPGSESGVYTAAIYPDDLTNERTLHIDQYSGKPLIDLSFGQYPLLGRAIEWGVNVHQGQEFGLFNQLLMLATCLAIILSCVTGIVMWWKRRPAGRLGVPPMPPRRSVYFGLWAIVLAFAIAFPMSGLTILLMIALDQTVIRFVPPLKRAFA, encoded by the coding sequence ATGTCTATCATCACTGCCACTGAGGCAGAGAACGCCGTATCGGGCGTTTCGCTCTATCGCGCGATCTGGCGCTGGCATTTTTTCGCCGGCCTGCTCGTCATTCCCTTCCTGCTGAACCTTGCCATTACCGGCTCGCTCTACCTCTTCAAAGATGAGATCAACAATTCGGTCTTTGCCTATCGTTACATCGTGCAGCCTGCCGGCGAGCCGCTTGCGCCGCAACGGATCGCCGATCTGGCGGCGGCAGCCGTACCGGGCTCGGTTGCGAGTTCCTACAAGGACCCGGGTGCGTCAGACCGGTCGGCGATCGTCACGGTGTCTTCGGATGCCGGCTCGACGCTGGTCTTCGTCAATCCCTATGACGGCAAGGTGCTGGATGCCGTCGGAACGACCGAGGAATTCAATTACGTCGTCAAGCGCATCCACAGCCTCGCGCTCTTCGGGGGCATCCCCAACAAGCTGATCGAGATCACCGGCGGCTTTGCCATGGTGCTGGTCGTGACCGGCATCTATCTCTGGTGGCCCCGGCGGCAGGCGGGTGGGGTGGTCACCGTGCGCGGCACGCCTTCGCGTCGGGTCTTCTGGCGGGATCTGCATGCGGTGACGGGCGCATTTGCCGGCATCCTGATCTTCTTCATGGCGATGACGGGCATGCCCTGGTCCGGCTATTGGGGCAGCAATGTCAATGCCTGGCTGACGAGCCACGATCTCGGCTATCCCGTGCAGCTCTGGGATGCCGTGCCGAAATCGCAGAAGGTGACCGAGGATATCCTGCCCAAGGCCGGATGGATCGTCGAGAAGGCGCCCGTGCCGTTGTCGGAGATTGCGGCCGCACAGTCGAAGAAGCCGATCGGGCTCGATCGCGCCGTGGAAATTGCCCGCGGTCTCGGCATGGCGCCGGGCTTCGATCTCGCCATTCCCGGCAGCGAGAGCGGCGTCTACACGGCGGCGATCTATCCCGATGATCTGACCAACGAGCGCACGCTTCACATCGACCAGTATTCCGGCAAGCCGCTCATCGATCTCTCCTTCGGGCAGTATCCTTTGCTCGGCCGGGCGATCGAATGGGGCGTCAACGTGCATCAGGGGCAGGAATTCGGGCTCTTTAACCAGTTGCTGATGCTGGCGACCTGCCTTGCCATCATTCTCTCCTGCGTGACCGGCATCGTCATGTGGTGGAAGCGGCGACCGGCCGGCCGGCTCGGCGTGCCGCCAATGCCGCCGCGGCGCTCGGTCTATTTCGGGCTGTGGGCCATCGTGCTTGCATTCGCCATCGCCTTTCCGATGAGCGGCCTGACGATCCTGCTGATGATCGCCCTCGACCAGACGGTGATCCGCTTCGTGCCGCCGCTGAAGCGTGCCTTTGCCTGA
- a CDS encoding copper uptake system-associated protein: MMKTLFSLFLGLLIATAAAAQDTIRIDHAASHSMVPGAKVGDGYLVITNSGGEPDRLVAASSDRAKTVQLHQMTMANGIMTMRELKGGLAIPAGQTITLAPNYHLMFQDVAKPFRQGETIRAVLRFEKAGEITVDFAVGKIAGPLDDVGGDAGAMDHGAMNMPGMEGMDMSGPSPEEAIPETLKTMFERPDKPLTILPVVVRNVWAIAGWQQDGRGGRAMLKKGHHGWSVFLCSGDGIREAAALEKAGLSPDDARALAADLADAEAKLDPKVLATFASFEGTVMMAGEAGDAGQGGHEGHGQ, translated from the coding sequence ATGATGAAGACATTATTTTCTCTCTTCCTTGGCCTGCTGATCGCGACCGCTGCGGCGGCGCAGGACACTATCCGCATCGATCATGCGGCCTCGCATTCCATGGTGCCGGGCGCCAAGGTCGGCGACGGTTATCTTGTCATCACCAATAGCGGCGGTGAACCGGACCGGCTTGTTGCCGCAAGCTCGGATCGGGCAAAGACCGTGCAACTGCACCAGATGACCATGGCGAACGGCATCATGACCATGCGCGAGCTGAAAGGCGGGCTCGCCATTCCGGCCGGGCAGACAATCACGCTCGCGCCAAACTACCACCTGATGTTCCAGGACGTGGCCAAGCCCTTCAGGCAGGGCGAGACGATCCGCGCGGTGCTGCGCTTCGAGAAGGCCGGCGAGATCACTGTCGATTTCGCCGTCGGCAAGATCGCCGGGCCGCTCGACGATGTCGGCGGCGACGCCGGGGCCATGGACCATGGGGCGATGAATATGCCTGGCATGGAAGGCATGGACATGTCAGGGCCGTCACCTGAAGAGGCGATCCCGGAGACACTGAAAACCATGTTCGAACGGCCGGACAAGCCGCTGACCATTCTGCCCGTGGTCGTCAGGAACGTCTGGGCGATTGCCGGCTGGCAACAGGATGGGCGCGGTGGCCGCGCAATGCTGAAGAAGGGCCATCACGGCTGGAGCGTCTTTCTCTGCAGCGGCGACGGCATCCGGGAGGCCGCAGCGCTGGAGAAGGCCGGCCTTTCGCCTGACGATGCCAGGGCGCTGGCGGCGGATCTGGCCGATGCCGAGGCCAAGCTCGACCCCAAGGTGCTGGCGACGTTTGCGAGCTTCGAGGGCACCGTCATGATGGCGGGCGAGGCAGGCGATGCCGGTCAGGGCGGCCATGAGGGGCATGGGCAATGA
- a CDS encoding SCO family protein: MRQKTLAITGFAASAVFVGALVALMVSLYLSEPRTGPFDQPFSLVDDRGNAVDQSIFRGHPALVYFGYTHCPEACPTTLYEVADWLGTLGDQGRALKAYFFSIDPERDTQEVMHDYVTAFSSRIMGITGTPEEMRKVSDGWFIHAAKLPAEDGNYHMSHTVSLLLIGADGRLKGLIPYGMDRDEALAKIRDVLLGGGGA; this comes from the coding sequence ATGAGACAGAAGACCCTTGCCATCACGGGCTTTGCCGCAAGTGCGGTCTTCGTCGGCGCGCTCGTCGCGCTGATGGTTTCGCTCTATCTTTCGGAGCCGCGGACGGGGCCTTTCGACCAGCCGTTTTCGCTGGTCGACGACAGGGGCAACGCGGTCGATCAGTCGATCTTCCGGGGCCATCCGGCACTCGTCTATTTCGGCTATACGCATTGCCCGGAGGCCTGTCCGACAACGCTTTACGAGGTCGCCGACTGGCTGGGCACACTCGGTGATCAGGGCAGGGCGCTGAAGGCCTATTTCTTCTCCATCGATCCGGAGCGCGACACGCAGGAGGTGATGCATGATTATGTCACCGCCTTCTCGAGCCGGATCATGGGCATTACCGGCACGCCGGAAGAGATGAGGAAGGTTTCGGACGGCTGGTTCATCCATGCGGCGAAACTGCCTGCCGAGGACGGCAATTATCACATGAGCCATACGGTTTCGCTGCTGCTGATCGGTGCCGACGGGCGGCTGAAGGGGCTGATCCCGTACGGCATGGATCGCGACGAGGCGCTGGCGAAGATCCGTGATGTGTTGCTGGGCGGAGGAGGCGCGTGA
- the copC gene encoding copper homeostasis periplasmic binding protein CopC, translating into MSRLTRILSVATVASIALAGQAFAHAHLKSSVPADKAAVASPSELDLTFTEELNLKFSGVTVTGPDKKGVKLGEGMLMDGDKVLMVPVSDKLAPGSYTVDWHVLSTDGHKTEGNFTFTVKP; encoded by the coding sequence ATGTCACGACTGACCCGCATTCTCTCCGTTGCCACCGTCGCAAGCATTGCCCTTGCCGGCCAGGCATTCGCCCATGCACATCTGAAAAGCTCCGTGCCGGCCGACAAGGCAGCCGTTGCATCCCCCAGCGAACTCGATCTCACGTTCACCGAGGAACTGAACCTCAAGTTCAGCGGCGTCACCGTGACCGGTCCTGACAAGAAAGGCGTCAAGCTTGGCGAGGGAATGCTTATGGATGGCGACAAGGTGCTGATGGTGCCGGTGTCCGATAAGCTCGCGCCCGGCAGCTATACGGTCGACTGGCATGTGCTTTCGACCGACGGGCACAAGACTGAGGGCAACTTCACCTTCACCGTAAAGCCCTGA
- the copD gene encoding copper homeostasis membrane protein CopD, translating to MTPDTANIACRFVFDGAVLFLWGSAAYLWLLVPKGLSGSIWARLAVWRLAAVVLAVLATLVLLPVRCAMIGNGWADGLDGDVMISVLTATSIGTAWAWQAAFAAALLMVTLLPLRRKVAATAVVSALLLCGLSLTGHAAMNDGWLRVLHRANDMVHVLSGGAWVGALIPVALVLCRLGDGMAGADARIALIRFSTAGHVAVALVILSGVANSLLIIGGLPLDWSIAYQRLLSLKIALALLMMLIAVFNRYGLVPRMGRSHSAGKALAAGTLAEIAIAVCVVALVAWFGTLEPFPG from the coding sequence ATGACACCGGATACCGCCAACATCGCCTGTCGTTTCGTCTTCGACGGGGCTGTCCTGTTTCTCTGGGGCAGTGCCGCCTATCTGTGGCTGCTCGTGCCCAAGGGGCTGAGCGGCAGCATCTGGGCGAGGCTCGCGGTCTGGCGTCTCGCGGCGGTGGTGCTGGCTGTGCTTGCGACACTGGTGCTGCTGCCGGTGCGCTGCGCCATGATCGGCAATGGCTGGGCGGACGGGCTGGACGGCGATGTGATGATATCGGTGCTGACGGCAACCTCCATCGGCACTGCCTGGGCCTGGCAGGCGGCATTTGCCGCTGCTCTCCTTATGGTGACATTGCTGCCGTTACGGCGGAAGGTTGCCGCAACGGCAGTCGTCTCCGCGCTGCTGCTCTGCGGCCTGTCGCTGACCGGCCATGCGGCCATGAACGACGGATGGCTGCGGGTGCTGCACCGGGCGAACGACATGGTGCATGTGCTCTCGGGCGGCGCCTGGGTCGGGGCGCTGATCCCTGTGGCGCTCGTGCTTTGCCGGCTTGGCGACGGCATGGCGGGGGCGGATGCCCGGATAGCCCTGATCCGCTTCTCGACGGCGGGGCATGTGGCCGTGGCGCTGGTCATTTTATCAGGCGTGGCAAACAGCCTGCTGATCATCGGCGGCTTGCCGCTTGACTGGAGCATTGCCTATCAGCGGCTGCTTTCCCTGAAGATCGCGCTTGCCCTTCTGATGATGCTGATCGCCGTCTTCAACCGCTATGGGCTGGTGCCGCGCATGGGCCGGTCGCACTCGGCCGGAAAAGCGCTGGCGGCGGGCACCTTGGCGGAGATCGCGATCGCCGTCTGTGTTGTCGCGCTCGTTGCCTGGTTCGGGACGCTGGAGCCGTTTCCTGGATAG